A single region of the Salarchaeum japonicum genome encodes:
- a CDS encoding ArsR/SmtB family transcription factor, with amino-acid sequence MSLLPSSNDDVDAQQEGELRVFGVDDDETSEVLDALGSDTARTILSSIYSEPATPSELQERTGFSLQTISYHLSNLEDTGVVRVAGTEYSEKGREMNVYAPADEPIAVFVGTEDRKNSLVELVKRVLSSFTVLVLSTGYVFFRTAELSASPSGSGVFTAPFAMFFLGGLLVLYVFIAWGVWDEIRS; translated from the coding sequence ATGTCCCTCCTTCCGTCCTCGAACGACGATGTCGACGCCCAGCAGGAAGGGGAGCTACGGGTTTTCGGCGTCGATGACGACGAGACGAGTGAGGTGCTCGATGCGCTCGGTTCAGACACGGCGCGAACAATACTCTCCAGTATCTACTCGGAGCCAGCCACACCCAGCGAGCTCCAGGAGCGGACGGGCTTCTCGCTGCAGACGATCTCGTACCATCTGTCGAACCTCGAAGACACGGGTGTTGTGCGGGTCGCGGGCACCGAATACTCCGAGAAGGGGCGCGAGATGAACGTGTACGCGCCCGCTGACGAACCGATCGCAGTCTTCGTCGGGACTGAAGACCGAAAGAACAGTCTCGTAGAGCTCGTGAAGCGCGTTCTGAGTTCGTTTACTGTCCTCGTTCTGTCCACGGGGTACGTGTTCTTCAGAACCGCGGAACTCTCCGCGTCACCGAGCGGGAGCGGCGTGTTCACCGCCCCGTTCGCCATGTTCTTCCTCGGCGGTCTCCTGGTTCTCTACGTGTTCATCGCGTGGGGCGTGTGGGACGAAATACGGTCGTAG
- a CDS encoding antibiotic biosynthesis monooxygenase family protein: MIARVWYGYTEPASADEYEAFVTEEVLPDAESGIEGCLGGEVLRRSLDGEVEFVTVIRFADYDAVRAFAGEEYESAHVPAAARELLSRWEEDVAHYEVV, encoded by the coding sequence ATGATTGCGCGTGTCTGGTACGGGTACACGGAGCCGGCGTCGGCAGACGAGTACGAGGCGTTCGTGACCGAGGAGGTGCTTCCGGACGCGGAATCCGGTATCGAGGGCTGTCTCGGCGGCGAGGTGTTGCGGCGGTCGCTGGACGGCGAGGTGGAGTTCGTGACGGTGATTCGGTTCGCGGACTACGACGCGGTGCGGGCGTTCGCGGGTGAGGAGTACGAGTCGGCGCACGTGCCCGCGGCGGCCCGGGAGTTACTGTCGCGGTGGGAGGAGGACGTGGCGCACTACGAGGTCGTGTGA